CAGGAGTGCATCAACGAGGCCCATAAGTCGCAGACCACCCTGCTCCAGCAGGAGGCGGCTGGCGAGAACAACGAGATCGGCTTCATTACGGTCCACGCCCAGGACCATCTCATGACCACGATGATGCTTCGCGACATCGTGGACACGCTCGTGGACGTGTACCGCTAGGTAGCATCAGTAGCAAGACACCCGGCCGGGATAGGGCCCGACCGGGCATACGCAACTCCGGAAGGGGAGTCACATGGACAAGCTTATCGCGCAGATCGAGAAGGGGAAGCCCTTCTTCGACAAACTCGCGCGCAACAAGTACCTGAAGTCGATTCGAGACGGCTTCATGTCGGCGATGCCGATCATCATCTTCTCGTCGATCTTCCTGCTCGTTGCAGACGTTCCTGCCATCTGGGGCTTCACGTGGCCCGACGACATCCAGACCATGCTCATGAAGCCGTATAACTACTCGATGGGCATCCTCTCGCTCGTCGTGGCCGCGAGCACGGCCAAGCACTTCACGGATGCGCTCAACCGTGACATGCCGATCAACAACCAGATCAACTTCATCTCGACGATGATCGCCGCCATCGTGGGCTTCCTCATCCTGTCGAGCGACGCCATCTCGATCGCGGTCTCTGACACCGTGACCGTCTCGGGCTTCGACAGCAGCTACCTTGGCAGCAAGGGCCTGCTCACCGCCTTCATCGCGGCGTTCGTCGTGGGATGGTTCTACAAGCTCTTCGTGGGCCA
This genomic stretch from Atopobiaceae bacterium harbors:
- a CDS encoding PTS lactose/cellobiose transporter subunit IIA translates to MTKEEIQQVSFEIVAYSGDARTKLLQAVKKAKTHEFDESAKLIDAAQECINEAHKSQTTLLQQEAAGENNEIGFITVHAQDHLMTTMMLRDIVDTLVDVYR